The Planococcus versutus genome contains a region encoding:
- a CDS encoding HAD family hydrolase has product MSVNPKAVFLDMDGTILTHQNKVTIETKEVIDELRTKGIFVFIATGRSADELAEMLPKGFAVDGMITANGMAGYIGEKVIFEHALSLELVETIIEKARQQKMYYELFPHGHSRIVLEQDKTFVEAAVREPKPDSVQNNEWISRQKAIKEDIEWTAEITGNHFSKFYFFARTRDEIDAWKSELADLQQDMKFSMTPSSPHNAEVMVAGINKASGIEQMLERFDLVRCETLAIGDSDNDIKMFEYVSHAVAMKNASDHIKAQVDEVTEFTCDENGVSHYLKTSVLAAFAKVGK; this is encoded by the coding sequence GTGAGTGTTAACCCAAAAGCCGTCTTTTTGGATATGGACGGAACGATTTTGACGCATCAGAACAAAGTGACAATTGAAACAAAAGAAGTTATAGACGAACTACGAACTAAAGGCATTTTTGTTTTCATTGCAACTGGTAGATCGGCAGATGAATTAGCAGAAATGTTGCCAAAAGGCTTTGCAGTAGATGGCATGATTACCGCAAATGGCATGGCTGGCTATATTGGCGAGAAAGTGATCTTTGAACATGCACTTTCTTTGGAGTTGGTAGAAACCATCATTGAAAAAGCACGTCAGCAGAAAATGTATTATGAACTTTTTCCACATGGTCATTCACGAATCGTGCTAGAACAAGACAAAACGTTTGTCGAAGCAGCAGTTCGGGAGCCTAAGCCGGATTCTGTTCAGAACAACGAATGGATTTCGCGACAAAAAGCTATAAAAGAGGACATTGAATGGACAGCTGAGATTACAGGAAATCACTTTTCCAAATTTTACTTTTTTGCTAGAACTCGCGACGAAATTGATGCGTGGAAATCCGAACTAGCGGATTTGCAACAAGACATGAAGTTTTCGATGACTCCTTCTTCTCCACATAACGCCGAAGTCATGGTTGCAGGTATCAATAAAGCATCAGGTATTGAGCAAATGCTGGAGCGGTTCGACTTAGTAAGATGCGAAACTCTAGCCATTGGAGATAGTGATAATGACATCAAAATGTTTGAATATGTCAGTCATGCAGTAGCAATGAAAAATGCATCAGATCACATTAAAGCGCAAGTAGATGAAGTTACGGAATTTACATGCGATGAAAATGGGGTGTCCCATTATTTAAAAACGTCTGTGTTAGCAGCTTTTGCAAAAGTAGGAAAATAA
- the glcT gene encoding glucose PTS transporter transcription antiterminator GlcT — protein sequence MKQVFTIQKILNNNVVIAYNNIYKEVVLIGNGLGFNRKKGDLVPFDEADKTFLLTDEKEMEQYVNLLPYIEEKLISFIHELLLFIEEKMEKELNEHIHVALTDHIAFAINRAKKDIQFSNPFLFEIESLYPKEYSVAKDVVQKVETQTDVLFPEGEIGFIALHIHSAVTDKSLRDINRYHSLLSKLVTIIQDSLDIRLEKNNIDYHRLIQHLHRAIDRADKGTPVGEENKLAAMLKNEYPICYNLAWKLIKVMQNQLNKPVDESEVMYLTIHLQRLTHKF from the coding sequence ATGAAACAAGTTTTTACCATTCAAAAAATATTAAATAATAATGTCGTGATTGCATATAATAATATCTACAAAGAAGTTGTATTAATCGGCAATGGACTTGGTTTTAATCGAAAAAAAGGAGATCTTGTTCCTTTTGATGAAGCTGATAAAACTTTTTTGTTAACAGATGAAAAAGAAATGGAACAGTACGTTAATTTGCTTCCTTATATTGAAGAAAAACTGATTTCTTTTATCCATGAACTGTTGCTTTTCATCGAAGAAAAAATGGAGAAAGAACTAAATGAGCATATTCACGTAGCTTTGACTGATCACATCGCTTTTGCTATTAATCGTGCTAAAAAAGACATTCAGTTTTCCAATCCTTTTCTATTTGAGATTGAATCTTTGTATCCAAAAGAATACTCGGTCGCTAAAGACGTTGTTCAAAAAGTTGAGACCCAAACTGATGTTCTTTTTCCAGAAGGCGAGATTGGTTTTATTGCTCTTCATATTCACAGCGCCGTGACGGACAAGTCCTTGCGTGACATCAACCGCTACCACTCCTTACTATCAAAATTGGTCACTATCATTCAAGATAGCCTGGATATTCGCTTGGAAAAAAACAACATCGACTATCACCGCTTAATTCAACACCTTCACCGAGCAATTGATCGCGCCGATAAAGGCACTCCTGTCGGTGAAGAAAATAAATTGGCTGCTATGTTGAAAAATGAATATCCTATATGCTATAATCTTGCTTGGAAGCTCATAAAAGTAATGCAAAATCAATTGAATAAGCCCGTAGATGAATCAGAAGTCATGTATTTGACGATTCATTTGCAACGCTTGACACATAAATTCTAA
- the ptsG gene encoding glucose-specific PTS transporter subunit IIBC — MSLNLFGTLQKVGKALMLPVALLPAAGILLAFGTSFAQESFLEAVPFMGANWIQQLLFVMAEAGGVVFDNLPLLFAVGVAIGLAGGDGVAGLAAIIGYLIMNVTMKAFGGITLEMTSDPAYANVLGIPTLQTGVFGGIIVGILAAFLYNKFFNIQLPQFLGFFAGKRFVPIITAFSAVFLGIVMFMVWPFAQSGLNTLSHFMLETNRTLAAFVFGVIERSLIPFGLHHIFYSPFWFEFGQYTSAAGEIIRGDQRIFFAQLQDGVDFTAGTFMTGKFPFMMFGLPAAALAIYHTARPEKKKIVGGIMASGALTSFLTGITEPLEFTFLFVAPVLFGIHAVFAGLSFMTMHLLDVKIGMTFSGGLIDFLLFGVLPGRTEWFWVIVVGLVFSFIYYFGFRFAILKFNLMTPGREEDEEDEEVGEIGELPYEILAAMGGEENIKHLDACITRLRVSVEDKGNVDKKRLKKLGASGVMEIGNNIQAIFGPVSDSLRGQMQDIIDGKSPRPAKKINVSAEETSRTATPLEFNNPITGELLPISEVPDQVFSGKMVGDGFAIKPTEGKVYSPVNGKVVTVFPTKHAIGIEADNGTEILIHIGIDTVNLKGQGFTSHIEQGDLVEQGQLLMEMDLAYIAENAASIITPIVFTNLEERQSIKLKKSGGVVAKDTDIVKIINGESVV, encoded by the coding sequence ATGTCACTCAATTTGTTCGGTACTTTGCAAAAAGTTGGTAAAGCCTTAATGCTTCCTGTTGCACTCTTACCTGCCGCTGGTATTTTGTTGGCTTTTGGTACGAGTTTTGCACAAGAATCATTTTTGGAAGCGGTTCCTTTTATGGGAGCTAACTGGATTCAGCAATTATTATTTGTTATGGCAGAAGCTGGTGGCGTTGTTTTCGACAACTTACCTTTACTGTTTGCAGTAGGTGTTGCCATTGGCCTTGCCGGTGGTGATGGTGTTGCCGGACTCGCTGCGATCATCGGTTACTTAATCATGAATGTTACCATGAAAGCCTTTGGTGGAATTACCCTTGAAATGACTAGTGACCCGGCATACGCCAACGTACTAGGAATTCCAACGCTACAAACGGGTGTGTTTGGCGGTATTATCGTCGGTATTTTAGCAGCCTTTTTGTACAATAAGTTCTTCAATATTCAATTACCGCAGTTTTTAGGATTTTTTGCAGGGAAACGATTTGTTCCTATCATTACTGCTTTTTCAGCCGTTTTCCTCGGAATTGTGATGTTTATGGTTTGGCCATTTGCGCAAAGTGGATTAAACACACTTTCTCATTTCATGTTAGAAACTAACCGCACACTTGCGGCGTTTGTATTCGGTGTTATTGAACGTTCGTTAATTCCATTTGGTTTGCACCATATTTTCTACTCTCCTTTTTGGTTTGAGTTTGGTCAATATACTAGTGCTGCTGGTGAAATCATCCGTGGTGACCAACGTATTTTCTTTGCACAACTACAAGATGGAGTAGATTTTACAGCTGGTACATTTATGACGGGTAAATTTCCATTCATGATGTTTGGTCTTCCAGCTGCTGCACTTGCTATTTACCACACTGCACGTCCTGAGAAAAAGAAAATCGTCGGAGGCATCATGGCTTCTGGTGCGTTAACTTCATTTCTTACAGGGATTACAGAACCACTTGAATTTACGTTCTTATTTGTTGCTCCTGTGTTGTTCGGAATTCATGCTGTTTTCGCAGGTCTATCGTTTATGACGATGCATTTGCTCGATGTTAAAATTGGCATGACATTTTCTGGCGGATTGATCGACTTCTTGCTCTTTGGTGTGCTGCCTGGTAGAACCGAATGGTTCTGGGTCATCGTGGTCGGATTGGTCTTCTCGTTTATTTATTATTTCGGTTTCCGTTTCGCGATTTTGAAATTCAATTTGATGACACCAGGACGCGAAGAAGATGAAGAAGATGAAGAAGTAGGTGAAATTGGTGAATTGCCATATGAAATTCTTGCAGCTATGGGCGGAGAAGAAAACATCAAGCATTTAGACGCTTGTATTACACGCTTACGTGTCAGTGTTGAAGATAAAGGCAATGTCGATAAAAAACGATTGAAAAAGCTTGGAGCTTCAGGTGTTATGGAAATTGGCAATAACATTCAAGCAATTTTCGGACCGGTTTCGGATAGTTTACGAGGACAAATGCAAGACATTATTGATGGCAAATCGCCACGACCTGCTAAAAAGATAAACGTTTCCGCTGAAGAAACTAGTAGAACAGCTACACCTTTAGAATTTAATAATCCAATAACAGGTGAGCTTCTACCAATTTCCGAAGTGCCCGATCAAGTGTTTTCTGGAAAAATGGTAGGCGATGGATTTGCGATCAAACCAACAGAAGGAAAAGTCTATTCTCCTGTAAATGGTAAAGTTGTTACGGTTTTTCCGACTAAGCATGCCATTGGGATTGAGGCAGATAACGGCACGGAAATTCTAATTCACATTGGGATTGATACAGTGAATTTGAAAGGTCAAGGCTTTACTTCGCATATTGAACAAGGTGACTTGGTTGAACAAGGTCAGCTTTTGATGGAAATGGACTTGGCTTATATTGCTGAAAACGCAGCATCGATCATTACACCTATCGTCTTTACCAACCTTGAAGAAAGACAATCAATCAAACTTAAGAAATCTGGTGGTGTTGTAGCTAAAGATACGGACATCGTAAAAATTATTAATGGCGAATCTGTCGTTTGA
- a CDS encoding ECF transporter S component encodes MQKTTSHSSSANSRTLDLILSSMAIALVFVATLLLNIRLPIAANGGLVHLGTAMLFIIAILFGPKKGLIAGAVGMGLFDLVSGWTLWAPITILARGLQGYMVGRIAWSGNRNGGSTTFNIIASAVSIPFMIAIYYVGEAIIFSSWIIPAASIPGNIVQNVVGLVIAIPVAVALKKTPFFN; translated from the coding sequence ATGCAAAAAACTACTAGCCATTCTTCTTCGGCTAATTCACGTACACTTGATTTGATTTTAAGCTCGATGGCGATTGCACTTGTTTTTGTCGCTACGTTGTTGTTAAACATTCGTCTTCCCATTGCTGCAAATGGTGGGCTTGTCCACCTGGGTACAGCTATGCTCTTCATCATCGCCATTTTATTTGGACCTAAAAAAGGATTGATTGCTGGCGCAGTTGGCATGGGCTTGTTTGACTTGGTTTCAGGTTGGACGTTATGGGCACCTATCACAATTTTGGCACGGGGTCTGCAAGGGTATATGGTTGGCCGAATTGCTTGGTCTGGCAATAGAAATGGAGGCAGTACAACGTTTAATATTATTGCCTCTGCAGTTTCCATTCCATTCATGATCGCCATTTACTATGTTGGCGAAGCCATTATTTTTAGTAGCTGGATCATTCCTGCCGCTTCTATTCCCGGAAACATCGTTCAAAACGTAGTTGGATTAGTCATCGCAATTCCTGTAGCGGTTGCATTAAAGAAAACACCTTTTTTCAACTAA